CTACCACAGAAGATCTGTGCGCATGTAtacaattatcatttttatatagTGTTAAGACTTATTAAGTCCTACATTTCCGTTGAATTATCAgctgaaaaaattgttttaaaaaactAGAAACACTCAGTGAACTTTTAACATGGTTCAAAGTGTTCACCGCAAGGTCTCCATTTCGACAAAATGATAAAGAGAACAGCTTTCTGTTAACATTACCAGCGGTTTTATTCCTTagtattttcatgaaatgaagGTTCTGTGTCTCATATTTGAACATTACGACGACGAAAAATGCTGTTGATGGCAGTGGTGGCAGCGATCCTCTTGACCTACAGTGTTTGCTTATCTTTGATTTTCTCGCATAAATTATGATTTCATTCCTTGAAACGAACTTTCAACATTGACAGCAACAGATGACGTGTCAAAAACGCAGTAATTATTCCCGAAAAGAGTAGATGATTTTCAAGCTTAAGGCAATTTCTATGCTTATTTTATTCACCAGGTAAAGGTAATCGATGAAAATTCACCATGGAAATAATCTTTGAAGGAAAAAGTGAAGAAAAACAGTATATGGCATTATGAATCATCTTCCAAGCCAAGCAAACTGAAACTAGAATATGAAACtagaaactgaaaaatataaagaaaaaagtGTAGTAAAGTAAAACATATGACGAAACTTGATTAAATAGATAATCAAACAGAGgtttaaaaaatattgaatttttagaaAAGATGTTTTGCAAGTCTTGGTTGCTCgacagagacagaaatacaCGTAGTAGTGTCCATTCAATTTCCGTTTTAAGAATTTTATTTTGCGTGGAAGGATATTATGAATGATTTATAATTATATCAGGCAAACCTTTtgtcttttaaggtagtatacacctcgaaagcgaaagacttaaCCTTatgctgaaactttccttgatggaattttcaaccattctctttgaaaatcagaaTTAAAACTCGGGGTCACCCTGCAGATAttgataccagagaaacaaattacccaagatttaccgatatttgaaattcaaaatggccaccatcgattttcaaaaaactaagaagcTGAAACTTTTTTCTACACAGAGAGCTTTgtaatgagcccccacaagtgatagatcagaaaagaattcaattgtaaaggtttgagagtccaaatgtctgtccccaaaGCGCGTTCTATGTTAAATTGAAAAGTCCGCTTAATCAAAAGAGCTTTCCACGGACGGTGATGGTGAAAGTGATGTATATGACGTTTGTGATGAAGATGATACATCTTTTCAAAATGGGATAGGAATTGTTCTGTTGTTTTGCAATTACCCCTATCCTTTTATATTCATCTTGCAGTCTCTCATGACAATGTAACGGTGGATGAATGAGTCCTTCACCGTTTGCAGATTGGTTACTGTGTTGTCATATTTATACCCCACGTGAATGTGCGTCATCACATCAAAATCGAACTATCTGATCACAATAATTCCGTGatttacaatgaaaaaaagACACCTCGATAATGTACCGCGCAGAAAGTTTGTTCGCAAGAACGCTTTTGATGAAAAGAAGCCTTCAAAGATTGTTCGTCAGTATGATCGCATTTGCTGAATGAAACCGGGTAAAGTTGTTGCTCACAGCTCGTCCCCATCTTCTTTGTTTgcagaataaaacaaaaatgacgtAATGAATATCTCACCCAAATTTCGTGGTTTCACGGGGTCGGGTAACTGGAACCACACGTTTTTTTATCAGCTCATGATGGTAAcgacaatgataatgatgatgaatttATATTCAGAACGATTAAAGAACACAAACACATAAGGAACTTCATGATAGACACTAACCGCTTTTATGTCCTCAAACTTCAACCACAGCATCCACGGTTCGTCTTtgtattttgaccattttttataAAACTCCCAAAAAGCACCACAAACAGCTACAGCAAAACAAAATGGTGTAAGTttatcatttatattttcatgaagTCAAAGACCCCGAACCAGAATCATCCTGAATGTCAtgcggtatatatatatatatatatatatatatatatatatatatatatatatatatatatatatatatatatatatatatatatatatatatatattttgcttgtatgtatgtatgtatgtgtgtgtctatgtCTATgtctatgtgtgtatgtgtgtaaagTGGGTGGGATGGGTGTGACAACGGTAGGTTATGGAAGATTTGATATCTGAGACAAATAAAACATATATCTAGGTGTAAGGGAAATTTATACCTTTACAGGAGCTCAttgaagaaatattaaaataactCTTACTATTGCCTTTGATAAATTCTTCATACAGCTGTTCCCAAGTGCATGGACTGAAGAAGGGAGTGGTATTATGCCAATGATAAAGAGATACTAATACGTCTTTTGGGTTTCTCCTCACAAAGATTGTCTGTAGAAAAAGAATATGTGGCAATCATGAAACAAACCTTACAAGCCATTTTTGCTCTGCACTATATCAAATCAATATAATAAAAAGTTGAAGGAAAACTATTGCTGGTATAACATCTTTTAGTCTGCGGCGCTTGactagtaaaaaaaaatcataggtCACTGAACGTTCAAGTCACTATGGAAATGTTTGATATTTGTCTTGTAAGAGTTGTTGTTTAAACTGGGTACAAACATAATTCTCACTTTAATGATGCGTAAAATTACCCTTGCTTCGTATTTTACGCTCTCGAAGCAAATGCTTGTTTGAACTTCATTAAGCATGTCCGGTCTAGCTATTAAAATACAACTTGAAGAAAAGCCCATTCGTGGGAGGCTGCACTGCCTCTCATTTCGGTGAAGTTATTGATTGAATATTTTGGTGCCATCTCAGGCATAATTTCTGATAGAAACTGCCTTTGCtaagttacatgtacatactttCGGTTTTTTCTGAAAGAACTGAATCGGCACGTAGTCCGGCTGCATGTGTGTTGCTACAACCCTCGGTGAGGGCGCGTCGTCAATGAAGTCCTCTATAAACGATTTCGGATAAAAAAGTCCTTCTTCGACGAGATCAGGGCCTTCTACTGGTCCCATTTCCAACACAGccaatttttctttgaattcaaGGCAATCTAAATATTCCAGATCATTCACGTGGATAATTGCCTTTACCATTTCATTTACCCAGGCCGTACCTGTCGTAAACGGAGAGGATTGTGAGTCACATAGAGTTAGCATTGAAATTACAACATTTATCTAGTATGTAGTTTATGATCAGTTTAGCGCCTTCAATAGCGCTCAGTACTTAGGAAGCCGCTGGAAAACGTTCACAAATCCCAGTTAAACTTGTGAAAATGAGAAACGACTTTCACATCTTAAAACTAAGTTCCACTCTTCATTGCAAGTGTGATAATGCGTTGTTTGATTCAGGTAGGGTGAAGTCAATAAGCCGATAAAAGGCCAACGTCAAAAGTTTGACTTTTGATAAAGAATTTTGTTTGTCCTAGCTGACGAAGAGAGTTTTAACCTTAAAAAAGTTTTCTACCGACAAAATGATACAGTAAATAGACGGAGTTTTTTGAACAAATACAGGAGAAACGCTCAATTTGATGGAAATTCGGCTCATTTTTGTTTAAATGCACTTGCGGCTTTTACTGACTCGAGTTTTGCGTCAAAACTCATGACTGTAGACCTTTGCTGCGAGGGG
Above is a window of Ptychodera flava strain L36383 chromosome 19, AS_Pfla_20210202, whole genome shotgun sequence DNA encoding:
- the LOC139118685 gene encoding sulfotransferase 1B1-like, with protein sequence MDDKPPFKKTYYYRPGYLLPTICNRNTIDTVNKNFEIRDDDTFVLSYYKSGTAWVNEMVKAIIHVNDLEYLDCLEFKEKLAVLEMGPVEGPDLVEEGLFYPKSFIEDFIDDAPSPRVVATHMQPDYVPIQFFQKKPKTIFVRRNPKDVLVSLYHWHNTTPFFSPCTWEQLYEEFIKGNTVCGAFWEFYKKWSKYKDEPWMLWLKFEDIKANPKQAIKIIADFIGRPLTEEQLDAVVHATSFQVMKERNERAVNPDFFLPEEKRNKGYGKTLNLAWQRKGKVGGWKDIFTVAQAEAFDKVYKEGMKGYEDVMYHF